The following proteins are co-located in the Syntrophorhabdaceae bacterium genome:
- a CDS encoding response regulator transcription factor, translating to MSKIESGKITVFIADDHAVLREGLRLLMESKENIEVMGDAENGREAVRKIKTLKPHVVIMDIAMPELDGIEATRQICEASPSTRVIILSMHSSPEYVHRSIEAGATGYILKESAAAEIINAVITVNSGKRYLSKKISEQVIDEYFKQRKTGEKESILNQLSPREMEILKLVVEGKSSSEIANIIFISPKTVETYRSRIMQKLGISDITGLVKFAIRHGITSLE from the coding sequence ATGTCAAAAATAGAGTCAGGAAAGATTACGGTTTTTATTGCTGATGACCATGCTGTCTTAAGAGAAGGCTTAAGGCTTCTTATGGAGTCCAAAGAGAATATAGAGGTTATGGGCGATGCCGAAAACGGCAGAGAGGCAGTCCGTAAGATCAAGACCTTAAAACCTCATGTAGTTATAATGGATATCGCCATGCCAGAGTTAGACGGGATAGAGGCAACAAGACAGATATGTGAGGCATCGCCGTCAACCCGCGTAATCATTCTTTCCATGCATTCATCCCCTGAATATGTCCACAGGTCTATAGAGGCAGGGGCAACAGGTTATATCCTCAAGGAATCAGCAGCAGCAGAGATAATAAATGCTGTGATAACAGTAAACTCTGGAAAACGATATTTGAGCAAAAAGATATCTGAACAGGTAATAGATGAGTATTTCAAACAGAGAAAGACCGGTGAAAAAGAAAGCATTCTTAATCAATTAAGCCCCAGGGAAATGGAGATATTAAAGCTTGTAGTAGAAGGCAAGTCAAGCTCTGAGATAGCAAATATTATTTTTATCTCGCCTAAAACAGTGGAAACCTATAGAAGCAGGATAATGCAAAAACTCGGTATTAGCGACATAACAGGGCTTGTCAAGTTTGCCATAAGGCACGGCATCACATCTCTTGAATGA
- a CDS encoding response regulator transcription factor, with protein MGENILIVEDHDFVRKSLNDLLCSKFPECRIIDVKTGEEAVELAKDILPSVVIMDISLPGINGIEATRQIKKIDPHTQVAILSIYEDEVYKKDASLAGASAYISKRVMNSELIKTIKMLLSEPK; from the coding sequence TTGGGTGAAAACATCCTAATTGTAGAAGACCATGACTTTGTAAGAAAATCCCTCAATGATTTGCTATGTTCCAAATTTCCAGAATGTAGAATTATAGATGTAAAAACAGGTGAAGAGGCAGTAGAGCTGGCTAAAGATATTTTGCCCTCAGTGGTTATTATGGATATAAGTCTCCCTGGTATAAATGGTATTGAGGCAACAAGACAGATAAAAAAGATAGACCCCCACACCCAGGTGGCAATACTTTCCATCTATGAGGACGAGGTCTATAAAAAAGATGCAAGCCTTGCAGGTGCAAGCGCCTATATCTCGAAGAGGGTAATGAATAGTGAGCTTATAAAAACCATAAAGATGCTTTTATCTGAGCCTAAGTAA
- a CDS encoding Zn-ribbon domain-containing OB-fold protein has protein sequence MGFEKFGRKSFTGMTKTGKFVDLLAEGKVEGTVCKQCGAKYFPPRSDCAACLSKDMDWFEVPKTGKLETYTIAYYAPYGFEKDCPYTMGVVEYDGGLKLFARLAGDLKPEDIKVGMDVSVRPIKYEDGQLSFEIYKA, from the coding sequence ATGGGTTTTGAGAAATTCGGAAGAAAAAGCTTTACAGGGATGACCAAGACAGGGAAATTCGTTGATCTCCTTGCAGAGGGCAAGGTAGAGGGGACTGTATGCAAACAGTGCGGAGCAAAGTATTTTCCGCCAAGGTCTGATTGTGCTGCATGTCTTTCAAAGGATATGGATTGGTTTGAAGTGCCTAAAACTGGCAAGCTCGAGACATATACCATTGCCTATTATGCACCATATGGTTTTGAGAAGGATTGCCCTTATACCATGGGTGTAGTGGAATATGACGGTGGATTAAAGCTCTTTGCAAGGCTTGCAGGGGACCTAAAACCTGAGGATATAAAGGTAGGGATGGATGTATCTGTAAGGCCTATAAAATACGAAGATGGTCAGCTCTCATTTGAGATATACAAGGCATAA
- a CDS encoding beta-ketoacyl synthase N-terminal-like domain-containing protein, protein MAKDVAVIGVGQSNFVRGYEGSIRELAFEAFREAMQDAGITNKDVDASVFCSAPEYDKQRSPAGVLAEYLGLIPQPTFYVETVCSSSSTGVKVAYSMIKAGLHDVVVVLGFQKMSEITSAESQERMGRGADIQWEAPFGTMMPAYYALYAQAYMAKNGLTHDDLMNVRIKSGTYGQINERAVYRKGVKAADFDPNNPDARMAAPVAWPLRVGDACANADGSSCIILANAEKAKAFSKKPVWILGIGAASEAVNMAARPDFSKGLSVGYKAAEQAYKMAGIKPSDVKVAEVHDCFTIAEIMAYEGLGFAPMGEGKQLIREKATYKEGKIPVNVDGGLLSKGHPIGATGGSQIRTIVLQLRGEAGPMQVPGEPDIGLVHNVGGVGLYGNVTIFGR, encoded by the coding sequence ATGGCAAAAGATGTTGCAGTGATCGGTGTGGGCCAGAGTAATTTTGTAAGAGGATATGAAGGCTCCATCAGGGAATTGGCTTTTGAGGCATTCAGAGAGGCAATGCAGGATGCAGGCATAACCAACAAAGATGTGGATGCCTCTGTGTTTTGTTCAGCCCCTGAATATGATAAGCAGAGATCCCCTGCTGGCGTCCTGGCAGAGTATCTGGGATTGATACCCCAGCCTACATTTTACGTGGAGACAGTATGTTCATCCAGCAGCACTGGCGTAAAAGTGGCATACAGCATGATAAAGGCAGGTCTTCACGATGTTGTTGTAGTCCTTGGTTTCCAGAAGATGTCAGAGATTACATCTGCTGAATCTCAGGAGAGGATGGGTCGTGGTGCTGATATACAGTGGGAGGCGCCTTTTGGAACTATGATGCCTGCATACTATGCCCTTTATGCACAGGCTTATATGGCAAAGAACGGTTTAACCCATGACGACCTAATGAATGTGAGGATAAAATCAGGGACCTATGGCCAGATAAATGAGAGGGCAGTATATAGAAAGGGTGTTAAGGCAGCTGATTTTGATCCGAACAACCCTGATGCAAGGATGGCGGCACCTGTTGCATGGCCACTAAGGGTAGGCGATGCATGCGCAAATGCCGATGGAAGCTCATGTATAATACTTGCCAATGCAGAGAAGGCAAAGGCATTCTCTAAGAAGCCTGTTTGGATACTCGGCATAGGCGCTGCCTCAGAGGCAGTGAACATGGCAGCAAGGCCTGATTTTTCCAAGGGTCTCAGTGTAGGCTATAAGGCAGCAGAGCAGGCATATAAGATGGCAGGCATCAAACCCAGCGATGTCAAGGTAGCTGAAGTCCATGACTGCTTTACCATTGCCGAGATCATGGCGTATGAAGGCCTTGGTTTTGCACCTATGGGTGAAGGTAAACAGCTTATAAGGGAAAAGGCGACCTACAAGGAAGGAAAAATACCTGTGAATGTAGACGGTGGACTACTTTCCAAAGGACATCCCATCGGTGCAACAGGAGGTTCACAGATAAGGACAATAGTTCTCCAACTGCGTGGTGAGGCAGGACCTATGCAGGTGCCTGGTGAACCAGATATCGGTCTTGTCCACAATGTGGGTGGTGTTGGACTCTATGGAAATGTAACTATATTCGGGAGGTGA
- the mltG gene encoding endolytic transglycosylase MltG, translating into MQRNQYRFIIILSIIFFIITQAIIFASVPNSLDTERVNIVIKNGTSLNNVSTILKEKGVINFRYLFLFCSLLYKGKLIAGEYELSKAMSTIEIVRKMGNGERKIYVLRIIEGNNIYNIAESIEKSGIMKGETFIRLTRDPEYLNSLGIKADSLEGYLAPDTYFYSKEIEPEKFVGLIAKKMINLFEKEEMKRMMAELGLDIHKTLTMASLIEKEAKIKDEKPVISAVFHNRLKKGMSLDCDPTIIYGTGRFNEAITKRDIAIYTPYNTYRFKGLPKGPICSPGNASINAALNPANVDYLYFVAKNDGTHVFSRDMREHNHFVYLYQRAKKQKNHL; encoded by the coding sequence ATGCAAAGAAATCAGTATAGATTCATCATAATACTGTCTATTATCTTTTTTATTATAACCCAGGCGATCATATTTGCCAGTGTGCCAAATAGTCTGGATACAGAAAGGGTGAATATAGTCATCAAAAACGGAACAAGCCTTAACAATGTATCAACCATACTCAAAGAAAAGGGTGTTATAAATTTTAGGTATCTTTTTCTTTTTTGCTCACTCCTTTATAAAGGAAAACTTATTGCCGGAGAATATGAGCTTTCCAAGGCCATGTCCACCATAGAGATTGTAAGAAAGATGGGAAACGGCGAAAGAAAGATATATGTATTGAGGATAATAGAGGGTAACAATATTTATAATATAGCTGAGAGCATAGAAAAATCAGGTATAATGAAAGGTGAGACATTCATAAGATTGACAAGAGACCCTGAATATTTAAACTCCCTGGGCATTAAGGCTGATTCCTTGGAAGGCTATCTTGCACCTGATACATATTTTTATAGCAAGGAGATAGAGCCCGAGAAATTCGTTGGCCTCATTGCCAAGAAGATGATCAATCTCTTTGAAAAAGAAGAGATGAAAAGGATGATGGCAGAATTAGGTCTTGATATACATAAGACCTTGACCATGGCCTCTTTGATAGAAAAAGAGGCAAAAATAAAGGATGAAAAACCGGTTATCTCTGCCGTATTCCATAATAGACTTAAAAAAGGCATGTCACTGGATTGTGACCCTACTATTATATATGGAACAGGCAGGTTTAACGAAGCCATTACAAAGAGGGATATAGCCATATATACGCCATACAATACTTATAGGTTCAAGGGTCTGCCAAAGGGTCCTATATGTAGCCCCGGCAATGCATCCATTAATGCAGCCCTCAACCCAGCTAATGTGGACTATCTTTATTTTGTGGCAAAAAACGATGGAACCCATGTCTTTTCCAGAGACATGAGAGAACATAATCACTTTGTTTATTTGTATCAGCGTGCAAAAAAACAAAAAAATCATTTGTGA
- the ruvX gene encoding Holliday junction resolvase RuvX, whose amino-acid sequence MRILCLDVGDKKIGISLSDPTLSIAQGLKVYRRVSLRDDAEEIKRIMDEYEVGELVVGIPKDLNGAIGKRAQGVIDFVNFLKTKTDVQVVLWDERFSTNEAHRVFDMASVKQKNRKPFLDIMAAQIILQGYLDAKKSV is encoded by the coding sequence ATGCGTATTCTGTGTCTTGATGTGGGTGATAAAAAGATAGGTATTTCTTTGTCTGACCCCACTTTGTCTATAGCGCAGGGATTAAAAGTCTATAGGCGTGTATCTTTGAGGGATGATGCAGAAGAGATAAAGAGGATAATGGATGAGTATGAGGTTGGTGAACTCGTGGTGGGAATCCCAAAGGACTTAAACGGTGCCATAGGAAAGAGGGCACAGGGTGTCATTGATTTTGTAAATTTTTTAAAGACCAAGACAGATGTCCAAGTGGTTTTATGGGATGAAAGATTCAGCACCAATGAGGCACACAGGGTTTTTGATATGGCTTCGGTTAAGCAAAAGAATAGAAAGCCTTTCCTTGACATTATGGCAGCCCAGATAATACTCCAAGGGTATCTTGATGCAAAGAAATCAGTATAG
- a CDS encoding CRISPR-associated protein Csx3 — translation MIIIDISELFDTNAKLQDINIYINKTLQKAGEGNDVVLTGPGPVWLYLKLAHALHGRVRKLIYRSPVTGDVVIFDHSPF, via the coding sequence ATGATTATAATTGATATATCAGAATTATTTGATACAAACGCAAAACTCCAGGATATTAATATATATATTAATAAAACCCTCCAGAAGGCAGGGGAGGGAAATGATGTGGTGTTGACAGGGCCAGGTCCAGTCTGGCTCTATTTAAAATTAGCCCATGCCTTACACGGCAGGGTAAGGAAACTTATTTATCGATCGCCAGTTACGGGCGATGTGGTAATATTCGATCATTCACCATTTTGA
- a CDS encoding DUF1887 family CARF protein: protein MEEIRPKKVILLVSPDMKLQSERLENVIKEWGIQVDKYPIAPYDLNAARETCISILSKYNNDEEIILNATGGTKIMAFAAFEVFRENGLKIIYVDTQNGWIQALSPQPKQINFKDVLKVHTYLRAYGQKILNEKTNIEIKRHSPVIDELIKIFDIYQDAIKILNSYVAPWRSAGTFPIEIEIKQNDLENENFQKIIKLFAENNIFEFNNGLIKFLNIDDVEFASGGWLEEYVYRTIKSLSVVDVRMGVEVMWDVVPSKPPKNEYDVVFIHNNRLFLIECKTERFEGIDKEVSTSDPIYKLESLRDAAGGVYGKGMLVSYQRLTDTQKRRLAANKLFYCDSTDLKNLKSRIAQWIR from the coding sequence ATGGAGGAAATTAGACCAAAAAAGGTTATTCTCCTTGTAAGCCCGGATATGAAACTTCAATCCGAACGTCTGGAAAATGTTATCAAAGAATGGGGTATTCAAGTTGATAAATACCCCATAGCGCCGTATGATCTAAATGCTGCCCGTGAAACATGTATTTCCATCCTTTCAAAATATAACAATGATGAAGAAATCATATTAAATGCCACAGGTGGGACCAAGATCATGGCGTTTGCTGCATTTGAAGTTTTCAGAGAAAATGGTTTGAAAATCATTTATGTGGATACCCAAAATGGTTGGATTCAGGCTTTATCGCCACAACCAAAACAGATTAACTTTAAAGATGTATTAAAAGTCCACACATATCTTCGTGCTTATGGACAGAAAATACTGAACGAGAAAACAAATATAGAAATTAAACGTCATAGTCCTGTGATTGATGAGCTTATAAAGATATTCGATATTTATCAGGATGCAATAAAGATTTTAAACAGTTATGTTGCTCCATGGAGAAGCGCAGGGACATTTCCTATTGAGATAGAAATAAAACAAAATGACCTTGAAAATGAGAATTTTCAAAAGATCATAAAACTCTTCGCAGAAAATAACATTTTCGAATTTAATAATGGTTTAATCAAATTCCTAAATATAGATGATGTAGAGTTTGCATCTGGTGGATGGCTTGAGGAATATGTTTATAGAACAATCAAGTCTCTTTCAGTTGTTGATGTGCGCATGGGTGTTGAGGTGATGTGGGATGTTGTCCCATCTAAACCGCCAAAAAATGAGTATGATGTAGTATTTATTCATAATAACAGGTTATTTCTAATAGAATGTAAAACTGAACGTTTTGAAGGAATTGATAAGGAAGTCTCCACAAGTGACCCAATATATAAGCTTGAAAGCCTTCGAGATGCTGCCGGTGGTGTATATGGTAAAGGCATGCTGGTTTCTTACCAGAGGCTTACGGACACACAAAAGCGACGCCTTGCTGCAAACAAATTGTTCTACTGTGATAGTACAGATTTAAAAAATTTAAAAAGCAGGATAGCTCAATGGATAAGATGA
- a CDS encoding type II toxin-antitoxin system VapB family antitoxin: MRATLNIPDDLIAQVQKLSGEKTKTKAIITAMGYYVKEKKIKMLLELRGKIKIDDVTEELEKAEIMEMEENDKRWRKLIHLF; this comes from the coding sequence ATGCGTGCTACATTAAACATACCCGATGACCTCATTGCTCAAGTGCAAAAACTCTCTGGTGAAAAAACCAAAACAAAGGCTATAATCACTGCCATGGGATATTATGTAAAGGAAAAGAAGATCAAAATGCTTCTTGAATTGAGAGGTAAGATTAAGATTGATGACGTAACAGAAGAACTTGAAAAAGCTGAGATAATGGAGATGGAAGAAAATGATAAAAGATGGCGTAAGCTGATACATCTGTTTTAA
- the csx1 gene encoding CRISPR-associated CARF protein Csx1, with the protein MVNYFIYQIGRLDVNAFKGLDFIVNDKTFKTSLSSFAIRDYYGEGYKKSSIVLVYPVSLPFNQFILKNRDFISSISETFKNGIEHALNNPHDYLNNPHQLFVEHPHSKQADYFFIIHSLGTYTTNKQQVKFSSHYTDILLEILFDMVMRYIQHIKSSNQDGKVGFFIDISSGLNIYITALLEAARYLGVLMQLAGIYNRDKVPEVIIAFSDPILPNENISYTIHFDPVRTKAFYSSAISNKDIENFNLSRAIYKNEREEKRKLQEILESFLITYSAIKNNTPLAIYQFGYIEKDTILEIMKDFIEKTQKKLYDSFESSPGFKKDDYLKVLLTFGFYYGIANLLEKNGIKQHNNHGIKLDELRTSFKNVYDTFGLGLNDVILGNEIDLIDKANKEIVEDYKNEWRQLFYLLNPNKNAMDTEPKKRNYFAHGGFEQNVTQYRIKNGSLTLKYDDKNTDMIKRWLKESG; encoded by the coding sequence ATGGTTAATTATTTTATATATCAGATCGGAAGGCTGGATGTAAATGCTTTCAAGGGGCTTGATTTTATTGTCAATGATAAAACCTTCAAAACCTCACTGTCTTCCTTTGCTATAAGGGATTATTATGGAGAGGGGTATAAAAAATCCTCCATTGTGTTAGTCTACCCTGTAAGCTTGCCTTTTAATCAATTCATCTTGAAAAACAGGGATTTTATCTCATCTATTTCAGAGACATTTAAAAATGGAATTGAACACGCCCTTAATAATCCTCACGATTATTTAAATAACCCTCATCAATTATTTGTCGAGCATCCTCATTCCAAACAAGCTGACTATTTTTTCATTATTCATTCATTGGGAACATATACTACAAACAAACAACAGGTTAAATTTTCCTCCCATTATACAGATATTTTACTTGAAATCTTATTTGATATGGTTATGCGATACATTCAGCACATAAAATCATCAAATCAAGATGGAAAAGTGGGATTCTTTATAGATATATCGAGTGGTCTCAATATATATATTACTGCGCTCCTGGAAGCAGCAAGATACTTGGGCGTGTTGATGCAGCTTGCAGGGATATATAATAGAGATAAAGTCCCTGAAGTTATCATAGCCTTTTCTGACCCAATTTTGCCTAACGAAAACATCTCTTATACAATTCACTTTGATCCCGTAAGGACAAAGGCATTTTATTCATCAGCGATAAGCAATAAAGACATTGAAAACTTTAATCTTTCAAGGGCTATCTATAAGAACGAAAGAGAAGAAAAGAGGAAACTACAGGAAATCCTCGAATCTTTTTTAATCACCTATTCTGCCATAAAAAACAATACACCTCTTGCCATCTATCAATTCGGATACATAGAAAAAGATACGATATTGGAAATCATGAAGGATTTTATAGAGAAAACCCAAAAAAAGCTATATGACAGTTTTGAATCTTCACCTGGTTTTAAAAAGGATGATTACTTAAAAGTTCTTTTAACCTTTGGTTTTTACTACGGGATAGCCAATCTTCTTGAGAAAAATGGCATAAAACAACATAATAACCATGGCATAAAATTAGATGAATTAAGGACATCCTTTAAAAATGTATATGATACGTTCGGTCTTGGATTAAATGATGTTATTCTTGGAAATGAAATTGATTTAATCGACAAAGCAAATAAAGAAATCGTTGAAGATTACAAAAATGAATGGAGGCAGCTATTTTATCTTCTAAACCCTAATAAAAATGCTATGGATACTGAACCGAAAAAAAGAAACTATTTTGCCCATGGAGGATTTGAACAGAATGTTACTCAATATAGAATTAAAAATGGATCATTGACACTCAAATATGATGATAAAAATACCGATATGATAAAAAGATGGTTGAAGGAGTCAGGATAG
- the csm5 gene encoding type III-A CRISPR-associated RAMP protein Csm5 → MEKPLKIRLRVLSPIHIGCDDAYEPTSFVIDENQKKLIHFDPADFIKKLTPEQRSKFIQICSEEALLPIFKFVKQAFNQGIPGRRVDIAAGLLEHYRDMLKKSSYNQKEIINQFTINRTAYNPQTNKPYIPGTSIKGAIRTAYLNYLAANNTKKNAMQNLKNIEIELLMGKFDTDPLRMVKVSDLQPVEQVQTKIVYGVNKKKEISDSKEDTIRESAQILAYGVNKKKEISDRATRASSGPLQIFEVIESGVVFEGVINIDKPEKTSGIKTPIDQATLFKAIHQHYSKLYEQENVSIKKCGFKQLSLDSYLEGFGKTYYLIRLGRHSGAEAVTIEGYRKIHIRQAKKILDHSTTLWLASEFPRPKENNGLTPFGWAMLEVLPFNLKEPLYSEQENISSTIDTFEQQITEQDINQTAKPVEKKEPEKRTIPNVTLTYNPGNRLLSTTVEGKKAFIDHIDDKFIPEELWPKLKKDKKIKGSIVVEPMGNAFRIVKFIKHE, encoded by the coding sequence ATGGAAAAACCATTAAAAATAAGACTACGTGTTTTATCACCTATTCATATTGGTTGCGATGATGCATATGAGCCAACAAGCTTTGTGATAGATGAAAACCAAAAAAAACTCATACACTTTGATCCTGCAGATTTTATTAAAAAATTAACACCAGAACAAAGAAGTAAATTTATACAAATTTGTTCAGAAGAAGCTCTTCTTCCTATTTTCAAATTTGTCAAACAGGCCTTTAACCAGGGGATACCAGGCAGGAGAGTAGATATAGCAGCAGGCCTTCTTGAACATTACAGAGATATGCTTAAAAAATCAAGCTATAATCAAAAGGAGATTATCAATCAATTTACCATAAATAGAACCGCATATAACCCTCAGACAAATAAACCATATATCCCGGGGACTTCTATTAAAGGTGCTATAAGAACAGCTTATCTGAACTACCTCGCCGCTAACAATACCAAAAAAAATGCAATGCAGAATTTAAAAAATATCGAAATAGAACTCCTCATGGGCAAATTCGATACAGATCCCTTAAGGATGGTAAAAGTGTCAGATCTCCAACCGGTTGAACAAGTGCAAACAAAGATAGTATATGGAGTTAATAAGAAGAAAGAAATAAGCGACAGTAAAGAGGATACAATAAGGGAATCCGCGCAAATCCTTGCATATGGAGTTAATAAGAAGAAAGAAATAAGCGACAGGGCAACAAGGGCATCAAGTGGCCCCTTGCAGATATTCGAGGTTATCGAAAGCGGTGTTGTTTTTGAAGGAGTTATAAATATCGATAAACCCGAAAAAACATCAGGCATAAAAACGCCCATTGACCAAGCAACTTTGTTTAAAGCTATTCATCAGCATTACAGCAAGCTATATGAACAGGAAAATGTATCAATAAAAAAATGTGGTTTTAAGCAGTTATCATTAGATTCTTATTTGGAAGGTTTTGGCAAAACATACTATCTTATTCGACTTGGGAGGCATTCCGGTGCAGAAGCTGTAACTATAGAAGGTTACAGAAAGATACACATTAGGCAGGCAAAAAAAATTTTAGATCACTCAACCACTTTATGGCTTGCCTCAGAATTCCCTCGCCCAAAAGAAAATAATGGACTCACTCCGTTTGGTTGGGCAATGCTGGAGGTATTACCTTTTAATCTTAAAGAGCCTCTTTATAGTGAGCAAGAAAACATATCATCAACAATTGATACTTTTGAGCAACAAATAACAGAACAAGATATAAATCAAACTGCAAAACCCGTAGAAAAAAAAGAACCTGAAAAAAGAACCATCCCAAATGTAACTCTTACTTATAATCCAGGTAATCGCTTGCTTTCAACAACTGTAGAAGGTAAGAAGGCCTTTATTGATCATATTGATGACAAATTCATCCCTGAAGAATTATGGCCAAAATTAAAGAAGGATAAAAAAATAAAAGGTTCTATTGTTGTGGAGCCTATGGGAAATGCCTTTAGGATAGTTAAGTTTATAAAACATGAGTAA
- the csm3 gene encoding type III-A CRISPR-associated RAMP protein Csm3, protein MKLKNIKKIAGKIILKSGLHIGSGNMEMHIGGTDSPVIKHPHTLEPYIPGSSVKGKVRSLLEMACGLVPFSTEDGGLVTSKTIKNLNKNLNDNQLLEKHAKAILTIFGSSGADREDETGYGPTRVSFSDCYLDEEWKKKARENRWPLTEIKSENRINRISGTAEHPRFIERVPEGTKFHFFVTFKILTDEDETLFSQYLLRGLKLLELDALGGNGSRGYGRIKFDFNDNDLKEEFKSVDPFFSKS, encoded by the coding sequence ATGAAGCTTAAAAACATTAAAAAAATAGCCGGCAAAATAATACTCAAAAGTGGCCTACATATAGGTTCAGGCAATATGGAAATGCATATTGGGGGCACCGATAGCCCAGTAATTAAACACCCTCATACATTAGAACCTTATATTCCCGGCTCGTCAGTTAAAGGTAAGGTTAGATCTCTCCTTGAGATGGCATGTGGTTTAGTGCCTTTTTCAACAGAAGATGGAGGACTTGTTACCTCAAAGACTATTAAAAATTTGAATAAAAATTTGAATGACAATCAATTATTGGAAAAGCATGCAAAAGCTATCCTTACAATCTTTGGTAGTAGTGGAGCAGATAGGGAGGATGAAACAGGGTATGGACCTACAAGGGTCTCCTTTAGTGATTGCTATCTTGATGAAGAATGGAAGAAAAAGGCGAGGGAGAATAGATGGCCACTTACTGAAATAAAATCAGAAAATAGAATAAATAGGATTTCAGGAACTGCAGAACACCCTCGTTTTATTGAGAGAGTGCCGGAGGGAACAAAATTTCATTTTTTTGTCACTTTTAAAATTTTAACAGACGAAGATGAAACATTATTTTCACAATACCTCTTAAGGGGTTTAAAACTTCTTGAACTTGATGCTTTAGGCGGAAATGGAAGTAGGGGCTATGGAAGGATTAAATTTGATTTTAATGATAATGATTTAAAAGAAGAATTCAAAAGTGTAGACCCTTTTTTCAGTAAATCATGA
- the csm2 gene encoding type III-A CRISPR-associated protein Csm2, with protein MEVNFWKDKDKQIIDPELFSKQAEELAIKIYKDQEESKGKHNKPTQLRKFYDVVLGYKSLMQGLTDDEKRKEEFEKVLPYIKMLNAKAAYAFGRDLISKSFKDFLSNSLKKINDFNDFKTFADFFESFMGFYKFFDEKGINQTNQGGIR; from the coding sequence ATGGAGGTAAATTTTTGGAAAGACAAAGATAAACAAATAATTGATCCTGAACTATTCTCCAAACAAGCAGAAGAATTGGCTATTAAAATTTACAAGGATCAAGAGGAAAGTAAAGGCAAACATAATAAACCAACACAATTAAGAAAATTTTATGATGTGGTGCTTGGATACAAAAGTTTGATGCAGGGCTTAACAGATGATGAAAAACGTAAAGAAGAATTTGAAAAAGTTCTACCATACATAAAGATGTTAAATGCAAAAGCCGCTTATGCTTTTGGTAGAGATTTAATATCAAAAAGCTTTAAAGATTTTCTATCAAATTCACTAAAAAAAATAAATGATTTTAATGATTTCAAAACTTTTGCAGACTTCTTTGAATCCTTCATGGGCTTTTATAAATTTTTTGACGAAAAAGGAATAAACCAAACAAATCAAGGAGGTATAAGATGA